From the Acidimicrobiales bacterium genome, the window AGGGAACGAGCGGCTCTCTCGTCTCCCGATCGCGGACGAGCTCGACCCCGTGGAACAGACCCATGCCGCGAACATCACCGATGCAGCGCCGCCGCTCGGCCATCTCCACCAGCCGAGCCGACACGACGTCGCCGGACGCGACGGTGCGGGCGAGGATGTCCTCGTCCTCGAAGACCTTGATCGACTCGACCCCGACCGCGCAGGCGAGTGGATGACCGGCATAGGTCTGACCGATCGGGAAGCGGTTGTCCTCCAACCAGTCCCGGATCGGGGCGCTCACGATCATTGCGCCGAGCGGCACGTAGCCCGAGTTGATTCCCTTGGCGACGCACAAGATGTCGGGCACCACGTCGTAGTTGTCGCACGCGAACCAAGTGCCGGTCCGGCCGAACCCGACCATGACCTCGTCGAGGATCAGCATGATCCCGTACTTGTCACAGACCGCCCGGATCGCCTTCAGGTACCCGTCGGGCGGATAGATGATGCCGTTGGTGCCGGTGACGGTCTCGAGCACGACCGCTGCGACCGTCTCGGGGTTCTCGTACATCAGGATCTCTTCGAGGTGCGGCGCACCTGTGCAGACCGGACACGGATCGGGGTGCCCGGCCGGGCATCGATAGGTGTAGGGGTCGAGGATGCGGACCACACCGGGGCCACCCGGTTCGGCATCCCATCGGCGGGGATCGCCACCGACCGTGATCGTGCCCATCGTTCCGCCGTGGTACGAGCGATTGCGGGAGACCACCTTGGCCCGGCCGGTCACGTGACGGGCCAGCTTGATCGCACTCTCGACCGCGGCTGCGCCACCGGTCGTGAAGTAGGTGGCGGTCAGGTTGCCCGGGGTGATCTCGGCCAACTGGGCGGCCAGCTCGCTGCGGGCATCGTTGGCCATGTTCGGGGCCACGTAGCAGATCTTGTCGGCCTGGCGCTTGATCGCCTCGACGAGGCGAGGGTGTTGGTGCCCCAGGTTCATGTTGACGAGCTGCGACTGGAAATCGAGGAACCGTCGACCGTCGTGGGTCCAGAACCAGGCGCCTTCACCGCCCGCCACGAGGAGTGGGTCGAGCGCCGATTGGGTCGACCAGGAGGTCAGCACCAGATCGTGATCGCGCTGCAGGGCGAGCGCCGCCGCATCGGCGTCGATCTCGGGACCCCTGCTCTCGAGTGCATCCATGGCGCTGTCCCTCTGACAACCACCCGGCGGTTCCCGTCGGGTAGGGTGGTCCACTGTATGAACCGACGGCCCACTAGAAACCTAGCACAGCGCTCCGGACGGCCCGCGTGACACAGGCGGTGCTCGCGAACCGGACCGCGGCGGTGCTTCGGCTCGTCGCGTCGAGCCCCGCGCCGCTGGGCCTGAGCGAGATCGCGCGCGAGTCGGCCATTCCGAAGGCGACCTGCATCCGCATCCTTCGCGCGCTGGTCGATCAGGAACTGCTCGACGTCGATCCCGAGACACGCCGGTATCGCGTCTCGTTCGCACTGATCGCCCTGATGGCCGATCGCGTGCATGCCGACGGGTCGATCGAGCTCCTCCGGCGCGAGCTGGTCCGCTTGGGTTCGACCACCCACGAGACGGCGGGCATCGACCTGTTCATCGGCCACGACGTCGTGGTCGTGTTGCAGATCGAGGGACCACAACTGATCAGCCAGACCAGCAAGCCCGTCCCCCGCCGACTTCCGGCCCTGCGCACCTCGACCGGCAAGGCGTTCCTCACCTGGCACCACGATCCGGCCTCCACCGAGGTGCTCACCGCGACGCTCACCGCGGCCGAACGAGACCGACTCGACGAAGAGCTCGCGACCAATCGGCGCCGGGGCTATGCCGTCGCGTTCCAGGAACTCGACCCGGAGGCGGCCGCGATCGCCGCGCCCGTGATGGTCCACGACACGATGGTCTGCGCGGTGTGGATCGGTGGGCCGAGCTATCGCATGACCACCACCGCGATCCCCGAGCTCGCCGCCCATGTGGTGGAATCGGCCCACCGCCTCGCGATCTTGCTGCGCACCGGGCGGGTCTCGCTCGATGATCTCCCATCCACTCCCCTGAGAGAAGTCTCATGACGACGATTCGCATCGCTTGCCTGCAGACCGAGCCGGTGCTCGGTGCCGTGCAACAGAACCTCGCCGACCAGGCGGTCGCCTGCGCCGAGGCGATCGCCAACGGCGCCGACCTGCTGATCCTGCCCGAGTGTTCGACCACCGGCTGGGCCTTCGAGAGCGTCGAACAAGCCCACGAGGTCGCCGAGCCGGTGCCCGAGGGAGCGGCGTGCCGCCAATGGCTGGCCCTGTGCCGCGACGAGGGAGTGCATCTCGTCGCCGGGGTGGTCGAGCGCGACGGCGACGAGTTGTTCAACACCGCGGTGCTGATGGGTCCCGACGGATTGATCGGCACCTACCGCAAGGCCCACACCTGGGCCCTCGAGAAGACCTTCTACGCGCCCGGCAATCTCGGCGTGCCCGTCTACGACACACCGCTCGGCCGGATCGGCATGCACATCTGCTACGACTGCTGGTTCCCGGAGTCGTTCCGACTTATGGCCGCCCAGGGAGCCGACCTGATCTGTGCGCCGTCGAACTGGGTGCCGGTCCCGACGCAGCGAGACGATCTGCCGGCGATGGCCAACCTGTTGTGCATGACCAATGCCCACACGAATCTCGTCTATGTCGCGGCGGCAAGTCGGGTCGGGGCCGACGGCGATCAGCCGTTCATCGGCCAGAGCATCATCGTCGACCACGCGGGTTGGCCACTGGCCGGTCCGGCCAGTGGCGACCGACCCGAGATCATCTACGCCGACGTCGACCTCATCGGATCGCGGGCGGAGCGCCACGGCAACCCGTTCAATCAACCGCTACGAGACCGTCGCCTCGACGTCTACGACGAGATGCTCGGCTCCGACCACCCGGCCGGCGAGTACTGATCGGCGTCAGGGCGCGACCTGTTCGACGGATCGCAGCGCGTTGCGCACCTCGTTGGTCTTCTCGAAGAACTTCGCATCGTTGCGGATGGCGTCGGTGCGTTCACCCAGATCGATGTCGATCGTCGAGTGGATCCGCCCGGGACGAGGCGACATCACCACCACCCGGGACGAGAGGTACACCGCCTCGGCGATCGAGTGCGTGACGAAGATGACGGTGGTGTCGAGCTCCTCGTAGATCCGCAGGAGCTCCGCCTGCATGTGTTCACGGGTCATCTCGTCGAGCGCACCGAACGGTTCGTCCATCAACAAGAGCTTGGGTTCGAAGGTGAGGCAGCGGGCGATCGCCACACGCTGCTGCATGCCACCCGAGAGTTGGAACGGGTAGTGCGACCCGAACTCCTCGAGCTTCACCAGCTGCAGCATCTCTTCGCTGCGGGCCCGGCGGTCGGCCTTGGACCACCCCTTGAGCTCGAGCGGCAGCTCGATGTTGGCCCGGACCGTGCGCCAGTCGAACAGGCCCGCCTTCTGGAAGGCCATGGCATGGTCCTGGTCCAGCCGGGCCTGTGGCGCGGGTTTCCCGAAGACCGACGCGGTTCCCCGGCTAGGCGGCAGGAGGTCGGCCACGACCCGCAAGAGGGTCGACTTGCCACAACCGGACGGCCCGATCAGGGAGACGAACTCTCCTCGGCGAACCGTGAGGTCGATCCCCTGCAACGCGTCGACTGCGTTGGCCGACCCCTCGTTGAAGACCTTGTCGACCCCGACGAGCTCGACTGCCGGCGCGGACGGATCGATCGTGGTCACGCGGGATCCTCGCCCATCACCTCGTCGGGGACGATCCCGAGATCGTCGAGCACCGCCCGCGCCAGGCGGAAGGCCTCGACCCCGGCGGGGACGCCGGCGTAGACCGACACCTGCAGGAGCGTGTCGCGGATCTCCTCGAGCGTGCAGCCGTTGCCGATCGCGGCCCGAAGGTGGGTCTGGAACTCGTGCGAACGGTTCAGCGCCGAGAGGATGCAGAGGTTGTTGAGGCTCCGCTGCTTGTCGGTGAGCACCGACCGCGCCCACACGCCACCCCAGCAGTACTCCGTCACGGTCTCCTGGAACTCGCGGTTGAACGAGTCGACACCAGCGAAGGCCCGGTCGACATATTCGTCGCCGAGCACTCGGCGACGGGCGGCCATGCCTTCGTCGAACTTCGAATCGGTCACTCGCTACCTCGCTTCGGGTCCGGTCGGGCGTCACCCTACCCCACCGCCGTTTCGGCGAGCACGGGCACAACTTTCGAAAGGCTGTCGGGCCGACTCGCTCGTCCTGCCCGCGAGATCACCCCCGCAGCATCGAGGCTGCGGCATCGGCGAGGACCTGGCAACCGACCACGATGTCGTCGTCGTCGCTGTCCTCGGCGAAGTCGTGGCTGATGCCGTCGATGCTCGGAATGAACACCATCGCGCACGGCAGGGTCCCGGTCAGCACCATGGCGTCGTGCGCAGCAGCACTCGGCATCTCGACCCACGCGCCGGGCACCCGGGCCTCGGCCGCGGCGACGAGATGGCGCCGCAACTCGAGCGACATCTCTGCCGGCGGCACCCGGTCGCGGCGCAACGACGCCGACACCTCGACCGGACCCTCCGCGGTCATCTCCGCGGCGAGGTGCGCGACGGTGGCTTCGATCGCGTCGAGGACGTGGTCGTCGGGATCACGGAACTGCAGGCTGCACCACGCCGAACCGGGCACGATGCTCTCTGCACCGGGTTCGAGCCGGGCGTTGCCGATCGTCCACACCGTGGCCGGCCCGGCCAACGCCTCGAGCCGCGAGCGAAGGCGAACGCAGTACTCGAACAGCGCAACGCCGGCATCTCTGCGCCGGGCCATCGGCGTCGTCCCGGCATGATTCTGCTGACCCGTGAACGTGATCTGCATCGCCCGCATGCCCACGATCGACGTCACCACCCCGATCCGGCGGCCGGCGTCCTCGAGATGGGGCCCCTGCTCGATGTGGGCCTCGACGTAGCCGAGGTGACGGCCCGCCTCGAAACCCACCCGCGCCGCGTCGCGCAGCCCGACCCGTTCGATCGCCTCCGCCACGGTCTCCCCGGCCGCATTCGCACGCCCCATGTCGGCGGCGGAGAGCGCGCCGACGAACGACCTGCTGCCGAGGAAGTCCGTGTAGGTGCCCTCCTCGTCGGACCATGCGACGGTATCGATCGCCAGACCTGCGGTCGTGGCGTCCTCTGCGAAGGAGCGGGCGATCTCGATGGCGCACATGACGCCGAATGCGCCATCGAGCCAGCCACCTTCCGGCTGGGTGTCCGAATGCGATCCGATCACCAAGGCCGGACCGTGATTGCGCGATCGTCCGAAGACGTTCCCCACACCGTCGATGATCGCGTCGAGACCCGCGGTCGCCATCTGGTGACGCAACCACTGCCTCGCGGCCATGTCGGCATCGGAGAACGTCGGCCGGACCACCCCCGATCCGGTCGCTCCGAACCCGCGCAGGGTGCGCAATGACGTGAGCAGTCGCTCACCGTCGATGTCGACCACGCTAGGGCGTTTCGGAGCCTCGACGGCCGGGGGCGAACTGGCGCTGCCTCATCATGAGGCTGCACCAGTCGAGGTCAGCGCCCCCGAGCGCGTCGACGTCGGCGAGGAACTGGCTGACGAGCGCAGTCACGGGGAGTGACACGTTCATCGCTCGCGCTTCGTCGAGCACGAGCCCGATGTCTTTTCGCATGAGCGAGGTCGAGAAGCCGAAGTCGAACTCGCCATCGATCATCTGGGCGGCGCGATTCTGCATCTGCCACGACGTCGACGACCCCTGCAACATCGCCTCGACGACTGCGTGCGCATCGAGACCGGCGCTCATGGCGAAGTCGAGACCTTCGGCCAGCGCCTGACAGACCCCGACCACACAGATCTGATTGGTCATCTTGGTGACCTGACCGGCCCCCGACTCGCCCATGAGGGTCATCCGGGCGGCGTAGGCCGCCATGATCGACTCGGCTCGCGTGAACGCCTCCCGACTGCCACCGACCATCACGGTCAGGGAGCCGCTTCGCGCCCCATCGACGCCTCCGGACACCGGTGCGTCGAGGAACTCCACACCCCGACCGCCGAGCGTGGCACAGTGCTCGCGGGCTCCATCGGCGGAGATCGTCGAGTGGTCGATCCACACTGCGCCGCCGGCCAGGGCGTCGATGGCCTCGCCGATGACGAGGCGGACCTGCGCGTCGGCAGGAAGCGAACTGATGATCACCTCGGCATCGGCCACCGCTGCGGCAACCGACGTCGCCACCGACCCGCGGTGCTCGGCAATCCAACTGTCGGTGGCCGACTCGACCACGTCGAACACCACGACGTCGTGTCCGTGCCCGTCCTCGGCCAGGTGCGCGGCCATGTGCCAACCCATGCGGCCGAGACCCAGGAACGCGATCCTCATGCCGGCGTGTCCGGGCGGTCGCGATCTTCGAGGGTGAAGCCGCCGGCGAGTCGAGCGTTGATGCGACCGCCCGTGGCCATCGCGAGCATCAGCACCAACTCGTCGGGGCGGGGTGCGTCGGGGACGCCCATCTCGATGGCGTCGTAGTGGCTCCCGACGTATGACCACGCGAGGTGGGTGAGCGGGATGTCGAGACGCGCACCCATCGGGCCGACCTTCTTCGTCGATGCGACGATGGCCTCACCCCGGCCGATGGCAGCCCGCATGCCGCCACCACCGGGAATGTGCCACATCGCACCGTGCTCGAGTTCACCCGACGTGCCGACGATGGCCCCCTTGCCATAGCTCTCGATCGCGTCGGGATCTCCACCGAGCGCGTCGATGAGCCGGTGCCCGAGTCGCTCCCCGAGCGCTCGCAGTTCATCGGATGCCGGGCTCAGGTCCTCCACGTATCGGTCCACGTACGGGTTGCTCACCACGGCGGCGATCGCCCCCTTCACGGCGGGCGACTCCGGAGCCGGACCACGATCGTGATACGTCTCGTCGACACACACGAGGATCTTGCGCACTGCAAACAACACGAGCTCGTCCTCCCGGACACGGATGTCCATGAAGTGATGTGCCGCTCACCATAGCGAACGCGTCGCGCGCGCCGCTTACGGTGGTCGGCAGGTCGATCCGCCCCTAGGAGGCTGTCGTGTCATTTGTCGAGGAATGCAAGCAATCCGCCGGACCGGTCTGGGAGCGCTGGCTTCACCATCCATGGACCGAAGCCTTCTTCGCCGGGGAACTCTCCGATGAACGGTTCCGGTACTGGCTGATCCAGGACCTCCCGTATCTCGGCCAGAACATCACGAAGATGATCTACCCGAAGGTTCCCGCCCACAATCCGTTCGTCGGCCTGTCGCAGGAGTACGCGCGTCGGGCCGAGACGAGCAGGGTCGAACTGGAGACGCTGGGCGACGCGGGACCGTTCGCCAAGACGAGGTGGGCGGCCCGACCGACTCGCGACGCGGTCATCAACTTCTGGGTCAGAACCGCGCACGAAGGCGACTTCGGCGAGCTCTGTGCCGCGCTCTACGTCTGCTACTCGTTCGCCGAGACCTTCGGTGGCCGCTACCGGAGCGAGGCTCCCTCGGGGCTTCCCACCCTCCAACGCGACTGGGTCGAACAATGGGTCGATCCCTACTTCGAGCGCCTGCACCACTCGGTGAGAGACGGGCTGGACGAAGCCGGCACGCACGCGACGGAGGAGGAGAAGGAGCAGATGAAGTGGCTCTTCCTCAGAGGCACCCAGCTCCAGATCGGAACGTTCGACGCGGCGTGGAACCTGTCCGACCCGTGGCCGGGCGAGGGCGAGGAGATCGGCATCGCCGCCGATGCACCGTGGATGCGGACACCTGAAGGCTGAACCACGGCGGCGACCGGGAACGGCTCAGTCGTCGGGCATCACCTGGTCGACGTCGAGCACGGCCGGCAGATCGCTGGCCCGGATTCGCTCGGCGAACGAATAGTCGAGCGGGGCGATCCCGTCGAAGGGGGCGTCGAGGACGATCTCGGCACCGCCGCCGTAGGGCGCGGCCGCTCGCATCGCCAGCGTCACGTCGGCCGTCACTCCCGACAGCAGATAGATGTCGGCCTCGAGCCCGGGGAAGAAGCGGCTCGCGTACGACATCACGCCGTGGACGCCCTCGACGCCGACTGCCGCCTCGGCCACCGATCGGGCGTCGTCGCCACCACCGCGTCGGAGCACCACCCGGATTCCCGTGTGCCCGAGATGGGGGACGTCGCGGTCGTCGAGGCGCAACGCCGGATCGCCGACGACCCACGAGAGGTCCATCGCGTCGCCGGTCCGCACGGCGCGGCGCCCGGCGCCCTCCATCCGCCCCGCCGCGTCGAGTACCTCGCGGAACTCGGTCATGGCGGCGATGGCATCGCCTGGATCGACCGCAGTCAGATAGATCGTGACGTTGACGCCCTTGCCGTTGTCGAAACCCGGGTGGGTGCCGGTCCTCGGAAGCCGGATCTCGTGGAGCTCCGGCGGGGCGACGTAGCGACAGCCGCCGGCGATCTCCGGCATCGCGATGTTGGGCGGCAGATGCTCCAGGTCGTACCAGCGATTCCAGCTCTCGATGTTGTCGTGGTCGGTGTCGAGAGCGGTGAAGATGATGCCCTTGGCTTCCATGCGGAGACTCCTTGTCGCGGTGGCGCTACTTCTCGAACAGCGGAATGTGAGTCTCGCCCAGGAAGTGCGTCTCGTTGAAGCTTCGCACGGTCACCGCGTCGCTGGAACCCGACGCGAGCACGCGCGACACACCCGCATAGTCGGGCACGAAACGCAGGGTGTCGTCGATCCCGAGCATCTGGGCGAACCACACCGACGTCACCATGCCGTGGCAGAACACGGCGACGCGGCGTCCCGGGTTGTCGGCGATGATCTGCCGGAACGCGGCGTGCACCCCGCGCATCCACTCGTGTCTCTCGTCGTCGGCCAGCACGCTCAGCGGATCGGTCCACGCGTCGTCGGTGCCGCCCTCCTTGATCAGTCGACGGGTCACCTCGGCCGGGACGTAGGTCGAATCGTGCCGGTCGTACTCGGCCACACCTTCGACGACCACCGGCTCAAGCCCGAGCATGCGGGCCAGGGGCGCTGCGGTCTGGCGGGCGCGGGCGAGGGGGCTGGTGACGACCAGATCGATGCCCGCCGGGGCGAGGTACTCGCCCACCCGTTCAGCTTGCCGGTGACCGATCTCGGCCAGGTCGGGGTCGGCTGCGCCCACCGCGTCCTCGATGTGGACCGGGCGCCCGTGGCGGACGATCACGAGTTCCATTTCCGCGTTCCCCTCCGCATTCCACCAACCCGGGCGTCGTGCGCGACACTAACGAGATGCAGGGACTCATCCTCGAAGGAACCACCGAAGACAGCGTTCGTCTCTCCGACGACATCTCGTTCGCCAGCACGGATCTCCAGCCCCGACAGGTCCGGGTCGAGATCAAGGCCGCCGGCGTGTGCGGCTCGGATCTCAGCTGTGTGCACGGCAAGTACTACATGCCGACTCCCCTCGTCCCGGGCCACGAGGCGGCCGGTGTCGTCGTCGAGGTGGGCACGGCCGTGACCTATTGCGCAGTCGGCGACCACGTCATCTTGTCGACGTTCTCGAACTGCGGACACTGCCCCGACTGCGAGGGCGGCAACCCCGGCAACTGCAGCAACTCGCCGCTCGGCGGCCTCTCCCAGCCCTATGCCGAAGGCGACCAACCGCTCTACAACTTCGCCGGCATCGGTGCGTTCGTGCAGGAGACGATCGTCAGCGAGAACCAGTGCATCCCCATTCCGAAGGAGATGCCGCTCACTGCCGCGGCCCTCATCGGGTGCGGCGTGATCACCGGCACGGGCGCGGTCTTCAACCGAGCCCACCTGCAGATCGGTGACACGTGCGTGGTCATCGGCGCCGGCGGCGTCGGCCTCAACGTCATCCAGGCCGCGAAGTTGTGCGGCGCCTCGCAGATCATCGCCGTCGACCGGGTTCCCGAGAAGGGGGTGTTCGCCACCGAGTTCGGGGCGACCGACTTCATCCTCGCCGAAGAGGGCGTCGACGTGATCGCCGAGGTCAAGAAGATGACCGGCGGCGGCGTGCATCACGCCTTCGAGGTCGTCGGTTCGACCCAGCTCCTGGCCGACTGCCTCCAGATGACCCGCCCCGGCGGCAACATCTGCGCGGTCGGTGTGCCCGACCTCACCGCGACGGTCACCTACGGCTTCCAGCAGCTCCACCAGAACAAGAATCTGATGGGCATCCGGGCCGGCGGCGCCCGCCCCCGCAAGGACTTCCCGATGCTGGCCGACCTCTACATGAAGGGGAAGCTGAAGCTCGACGAGCTCATCAGCAACACGGCGGGCCTCGACGGCCTCCAGGGCGCCTTCGACGCCATCAAGGAGGGCAAGGAAGCCCGCACGGTGCTCCTCCCCAACGGCTGACAGCACCAGCCGGCGGAACGCCCCCGGGTGTCTCCGTCAGCTGCGGCGCAGCAGGGCGCGGCCGACCCGCAACGCCCGGCGGCCCGAGCTCAAGGTCAGCTCGTCGGTCACCGAGAGAAGGCTGTTGAGGCGGCGCCGGGTCGACGACCGCGGGTCGGGGGTGCCGTCCAGCGGGTACCCGAACAGACCCATCAGTTCTCGACACTCGAACTCGATCGCACCCACCTGCTTGGGGGTGAGAACGTTTCGCCACGCCCACGCCTGTGAGATGTCGATGCCCCGCGTCGAGCGTTCCTGGAGGGCCTGGCTGGAGAACTCCACCATGAGGTCGCGTTCGGGAACGAACGGCTCCGGTGATGCCGGCACCGACGCGGCGATCGGGCCGACATCGTCCGGGCAGGCCAGCAGATCCTCGTAGCGAAGACGGTGGACACGATCGGGGTAGCGCATCTCGAGCGCGAGACCGCTCGCGATCCGCTGCTTCCAGAACCGGGCACACTCCTGTGCCGTGCGCGGCCCGAAGTCCATTCGGCGAAGGCTCGCCGTCACCCCGCGGGGATCACGCACGAGATGGATGACGTGGGCTTCGGGGAACTCCTCGAGGAGGATGCTGCCGATCTCGATGTTCTCCGGGGTCGACTCCACCACCCGTAGCGGGTGCCCCGGCCCCCGCTGACCGTCGTGGAGTTCGATCATCCTCGACCGCAGGTAGGTCGGCAGCGTCTGACGCTCCGATGTCACCCCCGGATCGATCCCCCAACTGCGCCGTCGCCAATGGCCGACGGCGGTGGACGACGAGACCTTCGCGCCGAAACGACGGAAGGCAACCGCATGGAAGTAGGCCTCCGGCAACGACACGAGCGACAGCTTCTCGGCCAGGATCTTGCCGACGAGGGTCGTACCGCTGCGATCGCACCCTCCGACGAACACCACAACACTGTTCTCGTCCACAACACTGTTCTCGTCGGGAACACTGTTCTCGTCGGGCGGCGATGGGAGTCCGGCAACGGCCACGGCGACGAGGGTACCGCAGATCCCGACCGATCTCGCCCGCCTCAGCGGGCAGGTAGGACGACCTCCGGCAGCGGGTGTCGATAGAGCTTCGCCGCGTTCTCGCTGCAGATCATTCTCAGCTCTTCGACCGGGAGGTCGCCCCAGACGTCGTGGATCACCTGCTGGGTGTCGGGCCAGGTGCTGTCCCCGTGGGGGTAGTCGGTCTCGAGACAGATGTTCTCGACACCGATGACGTCGCGGGTGCGGATCGTCGACGGGTCGTCGAGGGTGCAGAACCAGAAGTTGCGGCGGAGCACGTCGGCCGGACGCTCAGCCCAGCCCAAGCCGTAGCCGCTGCGATCGACGATGTTGTCGAGCCGATCGATCAGCATCGCGACCCATCCGATGCCGCCCTCGCTCATCGCGATCTTCAGCGTGGGGTGCTGCAGCGGATACTCCGACCACAGCCACTCGGCACAGGCACCGAGCGACAACTGACCGAACATCGTGGCGCCGAGCTGGATGGCCGGTGCCCCGGCCGGGATCTCGTGGAGGCCCGAAGATCCG encodes:
- a CDS encoding alcohol dehydrogenase catalytic domain-containing protein — its product is MQGLILEGTTEDSVRLSDDISFASTDLQPRQVRVEIKAAGVCGSDLSCVHGKYYMPTPLVPGHEAAGVVVEVGTAVTYCAVGDHVILSTFSNCGHCPDCEGGNPGNCSNSPLGGLSQPYAEGDQPLYNFAGIGAFVQETIVSENQCIPIPKEMPLTAAALIGCGVITGTGAVFNRAHLQIGDTCVVIGAGGVGLNVIQAAKLCGASQIIAVDRVPEKGVFATEFGATDFILAEEGVDVIAEVKKMTGGGVHHAFEVVGSTQLLADCLQMTRPGGNICAVGVPDLTATVTYGFQQLHQNKNLMGIRAGGARPRKDFPMLADLYMKGKLKLDELISNTAGLDGLQGAFDAIKEGKEARTVLLPNG
- a CDS encoding aminotransferase class III-fold pyridoxal phosphate-dependent enzyme, which encodes MDALESRGPEIDADAAALALQRDHDLVLTSWSTQSALDPLLVAGGEGAWFWTHDGRRFLDFQSQLVNMNLGHQHPRLVEAIKRQADKICYVAPNMANDARSELAAQLAEITPGNLTATYFTTGGAAAVESAIKLARHVTGRAKVVSRNRSYHGGTMGTITVGGDPRRWDAEPGGPGVVRILDPYTYRCPAGHPDPCPVCTGAPHLEEILMYENPETVAAVVLETVTGTNGIIYPPDGYLKAIRAVCDKYGIMLILDEVMVGFGRTGTWFACDNYDVVPDILCVAKGINSGYVPLGAMIVSAPIRDWLEDNRFPIGQTYAGHPLACAVGVESIKVFEDEDILARTVASGDVVSARLVEMAERRRCIGDVRGMGLFHGVELVRDRETREPLVPFRATGDAAAPMNAIMRGAKERGLFLASYNNIIRLAPPLITSPDDLELGLEILDDLLGLVDEALG
- a CDS encoding ABC transporter ATP-binding protein, whose translation is MTTIDPSAPAVELVGVDKVFNEGSANAVDALQGIDLTVRRGEFVSLIGPSGCGKSTLLRVVADLLPPSRGTASVFGKPAPQARLDQDHAMAFQKAGLFDWRTVRANIELPLELKGWSKADRRARSEEMLQLVKLEEFGSHYPFQLSGGMQQRVAIARCLTFEPKLLLMDEPFGALDEMTREHMQAELLRIYEELDTTVIFVTHSIAEAVYLSSRVVVMSPRPGRIHSTIDIDLGERTDAIRNDAKFFEKTNEVRNALRSVEQVAP
- a CDS encoding IclR family transcriptional regulator encodes the protein MTQAVLANRTAAVLRLVASSPAPLGLSEIARESAIPKATCIRILRALVDQELLDVDPETRRYRVSFALIALMADRVHADGSIELLRRELVRLGSTTHETAGIDLFIGHDVVVVLQIEGPQLISQTSKPVPRRLPALRTSTGKAFLTWHHDPASTEVLTATLTAAERDRLDEELATNRRRGYAVAFQELDPEAAAIAAPVMVHDTMVCAVWIGGPSYRMTTTAIPELAAHVVESAHRLAILLRTGRVSLDDLPSTPLREVS
- a CDS encoding hydantoinase/carbamoylase family amidase: MVDIDGERLLTSLRTLRGFGATGSGVVRPTFSDADMAARQWLRHQMATAGLDAIIDGVGNVFGRSRNHGPALVIGSHSDTQPEGGWLDGAFGVMCAIEIARSFAEDATTAGLAIDTVAWSDEEGTYTDFLGSRSFVGALSAADMGRANAAGETVAEAIERVGLRDAARVGFEAGRHLGYVEAHIEQGPHLEDAGRRIGVVTSIVGMRAMQITFTGQQNHAGTTPMARRRDAGVALFEYCVRLRSRLEALAGPATVWTIGNARLEPGAESIVPGSAWCSLQFRDPDDHVLDAIEATVAHLAAEMTAEGPVEVSASLRRDRVPPAEMSLELRRHLVAAAEARVPGAWVEMPSAAAHDAMVLTGTLPCAMVFIPSIDGISHDFAEDSDDDDIVVGCQVLADAAASMLRG
- a CDS encoding sulfotransferase, giving the protein MAVAGLPSPPDENSVPDENSVVDENSVVVFVGGCDRSGTTLVGKILAEKLSLVSLPEAYFHAVAFRRFGAKVSSSTAVGHWRRRSWGIDPGVTSERQTLPTYLRSRMIELHDGQRGPGHPLRVVESTPENIEIGSILLEEFPEAHVIHLVRDPRGVTASLRRMDFGPRTAQECARFWKQRIASGLALEMRYPDRVHRLRYEDLLACPDDVGPIAASVPASPEPFVPERDLMVEFSSQALQERSTRGIDISQAWAWRNVLTPKQVGAIEFECRELMGLFGYPLDGTPDPRSSTRRRLNSLLSVTDELTLSSGRRALRVGRALLRRS
- a CDS encoding amino acid synthesis family protein, with product MDIRVREDELVLFAVRKILVCVDETYHDRGPAPESPAVKGAIAAVVSNPYVDRYVEDLSPASDELRALGERLGHRLIDALGGDPDAIESYGKGAIVGTSGELEHGAMWHIPGGGGMRAAIGRGEAIVASTKKVGPMGARLDIPLTHLAWSYVGSHYDAIEMGVPDAPRPDELVLMLAMATGGRINARLAGGFTLEDRDRPDTPA
- a CDS encoding histidine phosphatase family protein; amino-acid sequence: MELVIVRHGRPVHIEDAVGAADPDLAEIGHRQAERVGEYLAPAGIDLVVTSPLARARQTAAPLARMLGLEPVVVEGVAEYDRHDSTYVPAEVTRRLIKEGGTDDAWTDPLSVLADDERHEWMRGVHAAFRQIIADNPGRRVAVFCHGMVTSVWFAQMLGIDDTLRFVPDYAGVSRVLASGSSDAVTVRSFNETHFLGETHIPLFEK
- a CDS encoding NAD(P)-dependent oxidoreductase — its product is MRIAFLGLGRMGWHMAAHLAEDGHGHDVVVFDVVESATDSWIAEHRGSVATSVAAAVADAEVIISSLPADAQVRLVIGEAIDALAGGAVWIDHSTISADGAREHCATLGGRGVEFLDAPVSGGVDGARSGSLTVMVGGSREAFTRAESIMAAYAARMTLMGESGAGQVTKMTNQICVVGVCQALAEGLDFAMSAGLDAHAVVEAMLQGSSTSWQMQNRAAQMIDGEFDFGFSTSLMRKDIGLVLDEARAMNVSLPVTALVSQFLADVDALGGADLDWCSLMMRQRQFAPGRRGSETP
- a CDS encoding nitrilase family protein encodes the protein MTTIRIACLQTEPVLGAVQQNLADQAVACAEAIANGADLLILPECSTTGWAFESVEQAHEVAEPVPEGAACRQWLALCRDEGVHLVAGVVERDGDELFNTAVLMGPDGLIGTYRKAHTWALEKTFYAPGNLGVPVYDTPLGRIGMHICYDCWFPESFRLMAAQGADLICAPSNWVPVPTQRDDLPAMANLLCMTNAHTNLVYVAAASRVGADGDQPFIGQSIIVDHAGWPLAGPASGDRPEIIYADVDLIGSRAERHGNPFNQPLRDRRLDVYDEMLGSDHPAGEY
- a CDS encoding carboxymuconolactone decarboxylase family protein; translated protein: MTDSKFDEGMAARRRVLGDEYVDRAFAGVDSFNREFQETVTEYCWGGVWARSVLTDKQRSLNNLCILSALNRSHEFQTHLRAAIGNGCTLEEIRDTLLQVSVYAGVPAGVEAFRLARAVLDDLGIVPDEVMGEDPA